Sequence from the Macaca fascicularis isolate 582-1 chromosome 16, T2T-MFA8v1.1 genome:
CTCACCGCTCCTTCACTTTCTGAGCATGAGCTGCACAAGATCTCCCCTCAGCTTCTCTTGCTACTTGAGCCCAGCTAAAGGGACAGAGCTGGCAATGTGGGAGCTGCTTCCCAGACGGAGAGGTGTTGGAAGGAACCCACCGGCTGTGTGCTctgagggagggggtggggacaTGGAGGATCAGGACACCAGAGCACGAGGGGTATGGATGCAGGCATTCAGCTCATTGTAAAGCCTAGGCCCACATCATGCTCTCCTCTTTCCTAAATTTGATATGCCCCCCAACCCTTAAATAATCTATACTAATTACGGAAATTCCAGAAATCAGAAAACTAGAGAAGAGAAATCCTCTACTCCTACACAAAGAAAGGCActattgggctgggcacggtggctcacgcctgtaatcccaacactttgggagactgaggcaggcggatcacctgaggtcaggagtttgagaccagcctgaccaacatggagaaaccccgtctctactaaaaatacaaaattagctaggcgtggtggtgcatgcctgtaatcccaactacttgggaggctgaagcaggagagtcgcttgaacctgggaggcggaggttgcggtgagccgagatcatgctattttactccagcctgggcaacagagcaagactctgtctcaaaaaaaaaaaaaaaaaaaaagtcactataaAAATGCAGTGAACACCCCTCCAGTTTTTAAAAGGAGGTGATACCCTCTAGCTTTCTGGTGTATACCAGCTGCGCCTTCCTTCCTGGGAGCTTTCACAGCCGGCAGCTAGGCGTCCCGAGAACCAGACCACTGACCTCGCCAGTCATCACCGTTCCTCTACCTGTTCTGTCATTGATCTTCCTTCATCTAGCAGACTGTCATCTGCTTCTATCTTACATACCCCAGCTATCAATGATGTCCAGGCAACCTTCTCTCCCAGAAGTTCTGCTAGCTCAGACAGCACCTTTGTGGAAATTAGTCAAAGGTGAGGCCCCCAGGGAAGGCAGCTCCATGGCAGGGCACATGGCCTGTGAGTGGAGAAGCCTGGATTTCAGCCCCAAGCCCCACCCTGAAAGGTACAACCCGTGATGACCATGTCTCCCTGTACTTCTGGGATCCTTCTAATTGCTTTCTGCCTTTTTAGCTCCCCTTCCAACTCCTGTCCTTGTGGAAGCTTGGTGGGGAAAGGGAACCATCCCTTAGTAATTATTCCCATTATCCTAAGTTTTACTTTGCAATGCATGGGTACCTCTGTGGGCAGGGACTAACAGTAGAGCTAAATACTAGGGCTGGATGGGATGGGTGAGgagatggaggcccagagaggtggtAGCTTGCCAGAGGTCATGAGGCTAGGACAGCCCCCAGGACTTCCCACTCCCAGCCTGAGGCTCTGACTCCTGCCTTAGGAACAGCCCAGCAGCTACTTTAGCCCTGCTGGGCACCACTGGGAAGTTCAAATTGCTTAAAATGTcactaattatatttaattttgtaatgaATTCCAAGCAAAATGCACAGGGCGTTTCTCTCCCTATGCTACCAGTCAATGGTCTGCCCACACCTGGCTGCAGGGTCTGGTGGTGTAGTGGGAAGTTTGGGAAAAGCATCAAAGGCCTGGATGCTGTGTGACTCGGGCAAGCTGTCCACCTGCCTATGGCCCTGAGGGGCCTGGCAGGAATTATCTCAAAGCTCCCGACAACCCTGCAGGGCAATGGTGTGTGCCTATCCCACTGCCTCTCTGTCTGGCGGGTGACTTCCCTGTCTTGACCTTGACTTTGACCCTTTTCTTGTCTCACACTCTCCAAAAGCATTGTGTCACCCCTACTGATTTCAGTCTTGGGTTTATTCAGCCCTAccttaaattctttctttaattcttcttcttcttttttttttttttctttaagacaagtctcgctctgtcacccaggctggagtgcagtggtgcgatctcagctcacggcaacctctgcctcccgggttcaagtggttctcctgcctcagcctcccgagtagctgggattacaggtgtgtgccaccacgcccagctaatttttagtagagacgggatttcaccacattggccagactggtcttgaactcctggcctcaggtgatccacctgccttggcctcccaaagtgctgggattataggtatgaggaaccgcgcccagccctttctttaattcttaaaacAGCCCATGATTAGGAGTCTACAGCATGCTGGTCCAAAGGCACCCACCCCCTTTTCCCACTGACCCCTTTTTTTCCCCGACCCTGCTCCAGCAGAAAGCCCCACCCTCGGCTTAGGGAGCGCCATGACGACTGAAATTGGTTGGTGGAAGCTGACTTTCCTCCGGAAAAAGAAATCCACTCCCAAGGTGCTGTATGAGATCCCTGACACCTATGCCCAAACAGAGGGAGGGGCAGAACCCCCAAGGCCTGACGCTGGAGGCCCCAACAGCGACTTTAACACCCGCCTGGAGAAGATCGTGGACAAGAGTACAAAGGGCAAGCACGTCAAGGTCTCCAACTCAGGACGCTtcaaggagaagaagaaagtgagAGCCACACTGGCAGAGAACCCTAACCTTTTTGATGATCATGAGGAAGGACGGTCATCAAAGTGAAGGGCTGAGGAGGGTGCTAACACCTCCTGGCTCCCTGCCATCAGCCAGATCTGAGATAGGACTTTGCCACGCTGGCCTCTTTGGCCATAGCTGAAGCCGTGGGGGTAGTTGATACCTGCTGGCAGGAAATGGCTGGTTTTTAGGTTTGTATTTATGTGCCTCCACTTTTGTAAGGCCTGGGAGATCCCAGggtcctcccaccctccccccgACCACATATAAAGGCACTGTAGTTCAAGGGTGAAAACTCTCACCCAAGAGGAACAGCCCTCCTTGAAGCAATGGCAGGGCCAGCAGAGAGGTGGGCATGGCAGAGAATGGAGTGAGCCAGACAGACTTCACCTCATCACTGGACACAGGGTCAAGGTCAAGTTTGAACTGCTCCTCCCGTTACGTTCTCTACCCGTGACTACTCCCTGGACCAATCCTGAGGAGGGCACATTTTCCAGAAGCCACGTGATAGGGGCTGGTTTCTGTGGAGCCAGAGGCAGAGACACTGAACTTGAGCTCACCTCCTAACACCAGCAGTAAACTTCCTGGAACTTTGCCCTCAAGTGTGGAGGGGGCAGAGGACACTGGCACTCTGTTAGGGTGCTGTAGAAGACTAGATTGATGGTAGTTTGGCCTTTTGGCTCCTGTTTTGGCCATGACTTGTGCAGGTGGCAAGTCACACACCCTCGAAGGGAAGCTACACGGGCCAAATTGGGGGAGTGGATGGGGAAttgtctcctctccctcccctactGTAATAGTATTTAAGACGTATCAGCTCCAGAGATGAGTCCTGGAGCCTTGAATTTTAACAAACTAATTGTAGGTTTCTCTCTTTGTAATAACAATGCTGGAAAAGCAGAGAACCTCTTTTATCCTCATGtcttgcatttattgagatgactGTTTCTCATGCCTTTATCTTCCTTCATGTAAGTAAAGTGGACCTTTGTGCTCAAACTGTTCCTTTCAAGCTTCAGGAAGGGTTGCCAGGTGTGACAATATAGGAACTGGGTCACTAATTTTTACCATCAAACTAGCCTTAGTATGGGGATGGGGGAGCAGAAGGAGCTAGTTACACGTCAGTGGTCGGTTCTCTCCGGTTAACAGAGAGGCCATCAGGTGCTCTAAGAGAGTAAGGCAGACCTTTGGTGATTGACCCCAAAGAGTCAGTGGTTTGGTTTGGGATTAAGATTCAAACTCTGGCTCTACCCCTTagtagctgggtgaccttgggaaCATCTGCTTGTACTCTGAGCCTGGGTTCCCTCTTCTGTAAAAGGGGGCTGAAATAATACCGATCACATAGGGACTGTCAGTATTAAGTGGCCTATGAGAGGCcccatagtaagcactcagtttAATACTGGCTTCCTTCCCCCTTACTTTATAAGGAACTCCACCATACCCTACAGGTTTGGtttaagaaaaaggagaaggtgggtatggtggctcaggcctgtaatcctagcactttgggaggctgaggtgggaggattgcttaagcccaggagtttggactagcctaggcaacataatgagaccccatgtctaaaaaaagaaaccaaccaacaaacaaaaaggagctgactgtgctggcacatgcctgtagtcctatctacctggaaggctgaggtgggaggattgctcgagtccaggagttcaagactacagtgagctatgattgtagcACTGCgctacaacctgggtgacagaactagatcttatctccagaaaaaaaaaatgttggccgggcgcggtggctcaagcctgtaatcccagcactttgggaggccgagacgggcggatcacgaggtcaggagatcgagaccatcctggctaacacggtgaaaccccgtctctactaaaaaaaaatacaaaaaactagctgggcgaggtggcgagcgcctgtagtcccagctactcgggaggctgaggcaggagaatggcgtaaacccaggaggcagagcttgcagtgagcagaggtccggccaccgcactccagcctgggtgacagagcgagactccgtctcaaaaaaaaaaaaaaaaaaaaaaatgtcttttaataaataagaaagagaggccgggtgcggtggctcatgcctgtaatcccagcactttgggaggctgaggtgggtggatcacctgaggttgggagttcaagaccagcctgggcaacatggagaaaccccatctctactaaaaatactctactaaaaatacaaaattagccgagcgtagtggtgcatgcctgtaatcccagctacttgggaggctgaggcaggagaatcgcttgaacctgggaggctgaggttgcggtgagccgcgATCgcaccatttgcactccagcctgggcaacaagagcgaaactccatctcaaaaataaataaatatgccaggcacggtggctcatgcctgtaatcccagtactttgggaggccgaggtgggtggatcacgagctcaggagatggagactatcctggctaatacagtgaaaccccgtctctacaaaaatacaaaaaaattagccaggcgtggtggtgggcacctgtagtcccagctactcgggaaggctgaggcaggagaatggcgtgaacctgggaggtggagcttgcagtgagccgagattgcgtcactgcactcctgcctggacgacagagtgagactctatctcaaaaaataaataaataaaaataaataaataagaaagaagagaaagctgTCATCTTATGAGGCTAGGTCCAGCTCTTTCTGAAGCCATAAGAGCTGGGAATTAAAAAAACGTTGGCCAAATCTCTGGAGCTCGTGGTAGAAACACAGGGAGAGACCAAGGTGGTCACTAAACAATGTGGTCCTGTAGCTTCCAGGTCAGCTCCTGGCAGGCTGCTGGGCCACCCCACCCCAGGAGCTGTTGCTCAGGGAATTTATTACTGAAACAAACAGACCTATACAAGGGAGCCTTTGTTAGGTGCCTCACCCAGGCCAGGGGGACCTCAAATGATGAGTAAGGGAGACCAGGAGCTGGAGGGATGGAAGGCAGGCTTAGGGGTGCTGCCTTTCCCAAGGCCTCTTTCCACTACCCCTTCCCACTACACAGAACTTCCTAGGGTCTCACCAACTACTCAATCCATGAGACCTCCACAGAGGAGCTCAGACTttccccacacccagccctgcggttaatagctaacatttagaGGGTGCTTACAGCAGGCGGCCCCTAGAACAAGTTCTCCCTAAGCTTGTTCATTTAATCCTATCATCGCCTGAGACAGATAttgtcattatccccatttttcagacaaGTTGGCTGAGGCTTAGAGGTTAAATCACTCACCCCGGGGGCCAGGCACTGGCAGTGGTACAGCTGGCACTGAAGCCAGAGCTGGCTTGTACATGTGACCACTGTCCCACACAGCCACCTTCCACTCTTGATTCTCATCTGCTACGGGAACAGGAAACTGAAGCTCGGAACAAAGAAAAGCACAGACATCTTCTGCGGAAGGGGAATTTGGGAGGGAAGGGAGCAACCTCTGGGTCTTAGGATCCTGGGAGGTGAGCATCATTCGAGGGAACTGGACAAACTCTGGAAGCAGTTGGATAAAGCCAACCAGTTTTGAAGCTGAGTGTCCCTTAAGACCCTAGACTACAGGCATCTCCCACATCCGCCCATTCTCGGTTTCCCTGAGGTGGGAGATAAGGATGGGCCCTGGGCCACCAACCTAAGGCTCTAGATAATACTGGCACTGTACTGCCAGCTCCTCCAGTATCACCATTACCCCTCTGGGTTAGAGTATCCACAGCCCCTCTGCCCCTTGCATGCTGACCCCGGCTCCATCTTCTAGGTAAAGTCTATGTTTCTAAGCTGGGGTACCAGATAGATATGGGGTAGGTACTAGAAGCCAAAGGGAGATCTGGCTGCCCAGGGAAGCAGAGTGAGGCAGCTGCAAGTTTTCATGAGAACAGGCGAGGAGGAGGAACCGAGAGCGCAAATATGTGCGGGAACCGGGAGAGGCTATGGGTTATCGACCACAGTTTCACTGGGACGCGACCCAAGCGGatgaagagggaggcaggggaggccGGCTAGAAGTGGCTTTCACCGCCCGGAAGGGGCCGACACTGGGAGGAGGGCTCCCCCTGCTGGACGTACTGCCTACATGGTGGGGAGAAGTGAGGGGGCAGGAAAGTCGCTTAAATTTCCCAAGTCCCCGCCTTGGGGGTTGAGAGAGACCAGGCCGGGTTGAACATCAATAAAATGCACGGCTGACAGGCTTTTATTACAGACTGGGGGCAGTAACGGCTGGACAGAGAACAGAAAAGGAACATCTGAGACCAGGCTCAAAGCTGGGGGGGATACACAACCTCCAATAATACAAGGTGGGTGCAGCActtctagacacacacacagacacacatacacgtacTCATAAATGGCACAGCCTACGGTACAAGAAAAAGGGCAAGGTAGGTAAGGGCACCCGACACcctcctgcctgcagggggccaCAGGGTTAATGTGCCTTCCTGCACGCAGGCTTAAGGGGGATAAACAAGGAGAGGGCTGCCAGTTGGAGGAGCCCTGCGGATAACAGTGACTGATAACAGGTCCATGCAGGGGAAGGAAGCACAGTTCACAGAGTGGCAAGCTCAATGCCAGCCAGTGCAAGAAACAGTCAGTTCTCTGATCCTGGCTTAGTCACGGCAAATATTTACCCGGCTTGGCTCCTCTCCATAGCCAGCAGGTTGCTTGCTCATCCAGTCTGTCCCTGGTAAGCGGGCTTGTGCTCAACGAGAACAAACACAGTGACTCAGCTGAGGGTCACTAAAGGACCACAGACTGTGAGGGTGGGAGGTCATGGTTTAGAGGTTGAGTCTAGTGCAGCTGGTCACCTGGGATCTAGTGAAAATGCAGGGTCAGATTCAGTGGGTCTGGAGTCTGAAATCTCTAAGGGGCTGCCAAGTGATGCAGATGCTCCTGGCTTGTGGACCACACTGTGTACAGCAAAGCTCTAGACCAGGAggtctcaaccttggctgcacagAATTCTCTGGGGAGCTTTTAAATTTCCCAGTGCCCAGGCTGCACTCATATCTtggcagagacagagttttgccatgctggccaggctggttcaatCATCTCTGAGGGTGGGACCCAGGCATCAgggtttttaaagctccccaggtaatTCCAGTGTGGGTGAAGAGCCAATGATCTAGGAATAATCAGCAGAGATGGGGAGTAAGGAAAGCAGATATGTGAATAGTCTGAAAAACATTATATctataatcatttaatttttctttttggaaaatgtatgtatatatacacacaatttcCATAAACAAACATAGATAGTAAAGCTGATTAAAATCTTCCTGTCCGATTGGTACCAGCACATGAAGCTCTTCTACAAAATCCCTGACTGACTGGGAATAAAATTTCCTAGTGACAGCCCACTCCTTCTTAGGCAGGTCTGACTGTTTGAAATCTCTCCCACTATTGAGATGAAACCTGCTTCCCTGTAACTCTACAAGTTCCTTGGAGCCACAGAGAAGGCAGCAATCAGTAGGGGAAGTGCTATAAAAATATActatcctggctgggcacggtggctcatgtttgtaatcccagcactttgggaggctgaagtgggtgaatcataaggtcaagagatggagaccatcctggccaacatggtga
This genomic interval carries:
- the PRR15L gene encoding proline-rich protein 15-like protein; amino-acid sequence: MTTEIGWWKLTFLRKKKSTPKVLYEIPDTYAQTEGGAEPPRPDAGGPNSDFNTRLEKIVDKSTKGKHVKVSNSGRFKEKKKVRATLAENPNLFDDHEEGRSSK